A window from Rhinolophus sinicus isolate RSC01 linkage group LG01, ASM3656204v1, whole genome shotgun sequence encodes these proteins:
- the KLHL41 gene encoding kelch-like protein 41 has product MDSQRELAEELRLYQSTLLQDGLKDLLDEKKFIDCTLKAGDKSLPCHRLILSACSPYFREYFLSEIDEAKKKEVVLDNVDPAVLDLIIKYLYSASIDLNDGNVQDIFALASRFQIPSVFTVCVSYLQKRLAPGNCLAILRLGLLLDCPRLAISAREFVSDRFVQICKEEDFMQLSPQELISVISNDSLNVEKEEAVFEAVMKWVRTDKENRVKNLSEVFDCIRFRLMTEKYFKDHVEKDDIVKSNPELQKKIKVLKDAFAGKLPEPSKNTEKAGAGEVNGDVGDEDLLPGYLNDIPRHGMFVKDLILLVNDTAAVAYDPTENECYLTALAEQIPRNHSSIVTQQNQVYVVGGLYVDEENKDQPLQSYFFQLDNVASEWVGLPPLPSARCLFGLGEVDDKIYVVAGKDLQTEASLDSVLCYDPVAVKWNEVKNLPIKVYGHSVISHKGMIYCLGGKTDDKKCTNRVFIYNPKKGDWKDMAPMKTARSMFGVAIHKGKIVIAGGVTEDGLSASVEAFDLTTNKWEVMPEFPQERSSISLVSLAGSLYAIGGFAMIQIESKEFAPTEVNDIWKYEDDKKEWAGMLKEIRYASGASCLATRLNLFKLSKL; this is encoded by the exons ATGGATTCCCAGAGGGAACTCGCAGAGGAACTGCGGCTTTACCAATCCACCCTTCTTCAGGATGGTCTAAAAGATCTCCTGGATGAGAAAAAATTCATCGATTGCACCCTCAAAGCAGGTGACAAAAGTCTTCCTTGCCACAGACTGATTTTGTCAGCTTGTAGTCCTTACTTCCGTGAgtattttttatctgaaattgatgaggccaaaaaaaaggaggtggtacTAGATAATGTGGATCCTGCTGTACTGGATTTAATCATCAAGTACCTCTACTCTGCCAGTATTGATCTCAACGATGGAAACGTGCAAGATATTTTTGCATTGGCCAGCCGCTTTCAGATCCCCTCCGTGTTCACTGTCTGTGTCTCTTACCTTCAGAAAAGACTTGCTCCTGGTAACTGTCTAGCCATCCTAAGGTTGGGACTTCTTCTCGACTGCCCAAGGCTCGCCATCTCTGCCCGTGAATTTGTGTCTGATCGCTTTGTACAGATTTGTAAGGAAGAGGACTTTATGCAACTGTCTCCCCAGGAACTGATCTCAGTCATTTCAAATGACAGCCTAAATGTAGAAAAGGAAGAAGCAGTATTCGAGGCAGTGATGAAATGGGTGCGAACAGACAAAGAAAACAGGGTTAAAAACCTTAGCGAAGTGTTTGATTGTATCCGTTTTCGCCttatgacagaaaaatattttaaagatcatGTTGAGAAAGATGATATCGTTAAAAGCAACCcagaactccagaaaaaaatcaaagttctcAAAGATGCCTTCGCAGGCAAACTCCCAGAGCCCAGCAAAAATACAGAGAAGGCTGGGGCTGGTGAGGTGAATGGCGATGTCGGTGACGAAGACTTACTTCCTGGTTACCTGAATGACATTCCCAGGCATGGAATGTTTGTCAAAGACCTCATCCTCTTGGTTAATGACACAGCTGCAGTGGCTTATGACCCCACAGAAAACGAATGCTACCTTACTGCCCTGGCTGAACAGATTCCCAGAAATCATTCCAGCATCGTTACCCAACAAAATCAGGTGTACGTGGTAGGAGGACTGTACGTGGATGAAGAAAATAAGGATCAGCCTCTACAGTCATATTTCTTCCAG cttgaTAATGTAGCATCCGAGTGGGTTGGACTTCCCCCTCTGCCTTCAGCACGGTGTCTCTTCGGTCTGGGAGAGGTAGATGACAAAATCTATGTAGTTGCAGGCAAAGACCTTCAAACAGAGGCTTCGCTGGATTCGGTATTATGCTACGATCCTGT GGCTGTCAAATGGAATGAAGTAAAAAATCTTCCTATCAAAGTCTATGGCCATAGCGTGATTTCACATAAGGGGATGATATACTGTCTAGGAGGAAAGACAGACGACAA AAAGTGCACAAACAGGGTGTTTATCTACAACCCCAAGAAAGGAGACTGGAAAGATATGGCTCCTATGAAAACGGCTCGTTCGATGTTTGGAGTGGCAATCCATAAAGGCAAAATTGTGATTGCGGGTGGTGTCACTGAAGATGGGCTTTCAGCTTCAGTTGAAGCTTTTGACCTCACAACCAATAA ATGGGAGGTAATGCCTGAATTTCCCCAAGAAAGAAGTTCCATCAGTCTGGTCAGTCTGGCTGGCTCTCTGTATGCCATCGGTGGTTTTGCCATGATTCAAATAGAATCTAAAGAATTTGCACCCACTGAAGTCAATGACATATGGAA